Genomic DNA from Pistricoccus aurantiacus:
CGGATTTCCCCGGAAGCGCCGGTGCCGGTGGTCAAGGTCGGCGAGGCGGAGGATCGCCCCGGCGGCGCCGCCAACGTGGCGCTCAATATTGCATCGCTTGGCGCCAAGGCCGCTCTGGCAGGGCTGGTGGGAGAAGACGCCAATGCCACCCTGCTGACCAGTCGCCTGGAAGACGCGGGGGTCGATACTCATTTCCAGCGCAGCCGGCAGATACCGACCATCACCAAGCTGCGGGTGATGAGCCGCAACCAGCAGCTGATTCGCCTCGACTTCGAGGAAAGTCTCGCGGAAGTGGATACCAGTGAGCTTCGCGAACGGGTAGTGGCTGCCCTGGACGGCGTCGATCTGGTGATCCTCTCCGACTACGGCAAGGGCACGCTGAATCAGGTGGAGGCGCTGATTCGCCGGATACGCGCCACCGGCAAGCGCGTGCTGGTGGATCCCAAGGGCAACGATTTCACTCGCTATTGCGGCGCCAGCGTGATTACTCCCAACCTGGGTGAGTTCGAGGCGGTGGTGGGCCACTGTCGCGACGATGAAGAGCTGGCCCGCAGGGGCGAGACTCTGTGTCGGGATCTCGAACTGGAAGCCATCCTGATTACCCGCAGCGAAAAGGGCATGACGCTTATTCGCGTGGATCATCCGCCGCTGCATCTGCCCACTCAAGCCCAGGAAGTCTATGACGTGACCGGCGCCGGCGACACGGTAATCGGCGTACTGGGGCTGGCCCTGGCGGCGGGCCACGGCTTTCCGGAGGCCATGACCCTGGCCAACCTGGCGGCGGGACTGGTGGTAGCCAAGCCGGGCACCGCGACCCTTTCCATCGCCGAGCTGTATACCGCCCTGCGCGGCGGCAAGCTTGCGGAATTTGGCGTTATCGAGGAAGCCGCCCTGGTGCAGGCGGTGCGCGCCGCTCAGGCTCGGGGCGAGCGGGTGGTGATGACTAACGGCTGCTTCGATATCCTCCACGCCGGCCACGTGGCCTACTTGGAACAGGCCCGGCGTCTCGGCGATCGGCTGATCGTGGCGGTCAACGACGATGCCTCCATCGCCCGGCTCAAAGGCCCCAAGCGGCCGATCAATCCCTTGCTGCGGCGCATGCAGGTGCTCTCCGGCCTGGGGGCGGTGGACTGGGTGGTGCCTTTCGGCGAGGACACCCCCAAACGTCTGATCGAGGCGGTGCTGCCGGACGTGCTGGTCAAGGGCGGCGACTATCGCCCTGAAGATATCGCCGGCGGCGAGGCGGTGATCGAGAATGGCGGCGACGTGCGGGTGCTGGGCTTCGAGGACGGGGTTTCCACTACCTCGATGATCTCGACGATTCTCGACCGGGAACGCTGATGGGTCTCGGCGCTCCGGGTGCACTCTACCGTGCGGCCCTGTATGTTATGTCGCCGCTGATCTGGAAGCGGGTCTGGCGGGAACAGCTTCCCGGACGATCTCGGGGCGAACGGCTGGGTTATATTCCTCGCGCCGAATCGCCATTGATCTGGCTGCACTGCGCCTCCGTCGGCGAGGTGCAGGCGGCACGACCGCTGATCGAGGCATTGCTCGACGCCTACCCGGATCATCGTTTGACCGTTACCACCATGACCGCCACCGGCGCGGGGCGTGTCGGGGCGCTGGCCGGGCAGTCGCCCCGGCTGACGCATCATTTCCTGCCGCTGGATTTTCCCGGCGCCGCGAAACGCTTCCTCACACGGCTCGATCCGCAATCGGCGATCTTCTTCGAGACGGAGCTCTGGCCCAACCTGCTTACCGCCTGCGCGGCACGCCGGATTCCCGTTGCGGTGGTCAACGCGCGACTCTCCGCCAAGGCATACGAGCGCTACCGCAGAATTCGCCCGCTGATGCGCCGGACCTTGGCTCAAGTGGACTGGCTGGCGGCGAAATCCCCGGAGGATCTCACGCGATTTCAAGGGCTCGGCATGCCCGAGGAGCGAGCGACGGTGGTGGGGTCGCTGAAATACGACCTGAACCCGTCCCAGGAAGAGCATCGCCAGGGCCGGCAGCTGCGCCAACGTCTGGGCGAGCGCCCGGTATGGGTCGCCGGCTCCACCCACCAAGGCGAGGACGAATTGCTGCTAGACGCCCAGCGACGATTGCTCGAACGTCACCCCCAGGCGCTGCTGATTCTAGTGCCGCGCCATCCTCAGCGTTTCGCGCCAGTGGCGGAACTGTGCCGGGAGCAGCGCATGAATGTGGTGCTGCGCTCCAGCGGCCAGGTGCCGGAAGCCGCTACTCAGGTATATCTGGGGGATACCATGGGCGAGCTGCTGCGACTCTACGCGGCCGCGGATATCGCCTTCGTCGGCGGCAGCCTGGTGCCCATCGGCGGCCACAACCTGCTCGAACCCGCTGCCATGGGGGTGCCGGTGATCAGCGGGCCGCACCTGGACAACTTCAGCGATATCGCCGCGACCCTGCGCGACGCCAACGCTCTGGTGGAAGTCCCGGACGTTAATGCCTTGGCGACGACCCTGCAACAGCTGTTCGATAATGAGCCCGAACGCAAGCGGCTGAGTCTGGCGGCGCAGGGTGTGGTTGAGCGAGAACGCGGCGCCTTGGGGAGAATCATGTTCGGGCTTGAGAGGCTGCTGTCACATAAGTGTTAGGCAAAACGCTGGGAGAGATTGACGTTTCAGGTAAGCTGTTCTGGTTTTGCATGCCAGGTGGCGCCAGGCCCACTGTCGCAGGTGGTGTTTGGCTCTCCGTTTGCACAGATCCCCGATGAAATCTCTCGATAGACGGCATAACTCGGACCTATGACCGACTTGGCGGCTGCCGCCGTCGATATCCTTCCGGCCCGCGCCACTGGCGGAACCGCGGCCTTCAAGGCGCAGGTGAGAGCTGCGGAAATCTATCGTTGAAGCGCTCTCGCTTGAGCGGAGCATGTCGAGTTTTTCTTCCATATGGATCAATATGGAGACATGACAAGGGCGGTAGCTGTCAAAGCAGGAAAACGTCAGGCTATCGAATGCGTGACACCTCAGTTTCAGGGAGAAACCATCATGAGCGACAACCGTAAACCGACTACCACCGATGCGGGCATTCCGGTAGCGAGCGACGAGCATTCGCTGACAGTCGGGCCGGACGGCCCCATCGTGCTGCACGATCATTATCTGATCGAGCAGATGGCCCAGTTCAACCGCGAACGCATTCCCGAACGTCAGCCCCACGCCAAGGGCAGCGGTGCCTTCGGCCATTTCGAGACCACCGAGGACGTCAGCCGATACACCAAGGCGGCACTTTTTCAGCCTGGGGTCAAGACCGAGATGCTGGCGCGCTTTTCCACCGTGGCCGGGGAGCGCGGCAGCCCGGATACATGGCGTGATCCGCGGGGCT
This window encodes:
- the hldE gene encoding bifunctional D-glycero-beta-D-manno-heptose-7-phosphate kinase/D-glycero-beta-D-manno-heptose 1-phosphate adenylyltransferase HldE, whose protein sequence is MKLDLTALEQARLLVVGDVMLDRYWHGGTSRISPEAPVPVVKVGEAEDRPGGAANVALNIASLGAKAALAGLVGEDANATLLTSRLEDAGVDTHFQRSRQIPTITKLRVMSRNQQLIRLDFEESLAEVDTSELRERVVAALDGVDLVILSDYGKGTLNQVEALIRRIRATGKRVLVDPKGNDFTRYCGASVITPNLGEFEAVVGHCRDDEELARRGETLCRDLELEAILITRSEKGMTLIRVDHPPLHLPTQAQEVYDVTGAGDTVIGVLGLALAAGHGFPEAMTLANLAAGLVVAKPGTATLSIAELYTALRGGKLAEFGVIEEAALVQAVRAAQARGERVVMTNGCFDILHAGHVAYLEQARRLGDRLIVAVNDDASIARLKGPKRPINPLLRRMQVLSGLGAVDWVVPFGEDTPKRLIEAVLPDVLVKGGDYRPEDIAGGEAVIENGGDVRVLGFEDGVSTTSMISTILDRER
- the waaA gene encoding lipid IV(A) 3-deoxy-D-manno-octulosonic acid transferase; translation: MGLGAPGALYRAALYVMSPLIWKRVWREQLPGRSRGERLGYIPRAESPLIWLHCASVGEVQAARPLIEALLDAYPDHRLTVTTMTATGAGRVGALAGQSPRLTHHFLPLDFPGAAKRFLTRLDPQSAIFFETELWPNLLTACAARRIPVAVVNARLSAKAYERYRRIRPLMRRTLAQVDWLAAKSPEDLTRFQGLGMPEERATVVGSLKYDLNPSQEEHRQGRQLRQRLGERPVWVAGSTHQGEDELLLDAQRRLLERHPQALLILVPRHPQRFAPVAELCREQRMNVVLRSSGQVPEAATQVYLGDTMGELLRLYAAADIAFVGGSLVPIGGHNLLEPAAMGVPVISGPHLDNFSDIAATLRDANALVEVPDVNALATTLQQLFDNEPERKRLSLAAQGVVERERGALGRIMFGLERLLSHKC